Proteins encoded within one genomic window of Nilaparvata lugens isolate BPH chromosome 11, ASM1435652v1, whole genome shotgun sequence:
- the LOC120353622 gene encoding LOW QUALITY PROTEIN: organic solute transporter alpha-like protein (The sequence of the model RefSeq protein was modified relative to this genomic sequence to represent the inferred CDS: inserted 1 base in 1 codon) translates to MVCLRLQVVGLATYCAIVVPRAQLLAEAVXQGMFMASMYQLFCLLVAYCGGEAELIRKTKPDSLNTRVGPCCCWPCCCCLPLLAVNKTHVRMLRVLVLQLPVVQGLIYMVLLVMWAEEQSLYQVNYVYMQPIVVISILCGIWGMIMTMKMLTEVLKEHHMQGKFFVLQLVLLLGKLQGIIAKVLVNMDFMPCKPPITPTVYANLLYNSVMIWEMVLLSIVARIIYKKAVPDPNGSAELPQQICTIGIKINTPPPVITECPEKRKLSELQNNNGTHFIERF, encoded by the exons ATGGTTTGTCTCCGCTTGCAGGTGGTGGGCCTGGCCACGTACTGCGCCATAGTGGTGCCCCGAGCGCAGCTGCTGGCCGAGGCCG ACCAGGGCATGTTCATGGCGAGCATGTATCAGCTGTTCTGCCTGCTGGTCGCCTACTGTGGCGGTGAGGCTGAGCTCATCAGGAAGACAAAGCCCGACTCACTCAACACCCGCGTGGGGCCCTGCTGTTGTTGGCCATGCTGCTGTTGTCTACCGCTGCTCGCTGTCAATAA GACACATGTGAGAATGCTGAGGGTGCTCGTGCTACAGCTGCCAGTGGTGCAAGGCCTTATATACATGGTTCTACTTGTTATGTGGGCTGAAGAACag AGCTTATACCAAGTAAACTACGTTTACATGCAGCCCATCGTTGTCATATCAATACTGTGCGGTATCTGGGGCATGATCATGACTATGAAAATGTTGACTGAAGTTCTGAAAGAACACCACATGCAAGGGAAATTTTTCGTACTACAGTTGGTACTGCtgcttggaaaattgcagggcATTATTGCCAAAGTCCTGGTCAACATGGACTTCATGCCATGCAAGCCTCCGATCACACCAACTGTTTATGCTAACT TGCTCTACAACTCAGTGATGATCTGGGAAATGGTTCTGCTGAGTATTGTGGCCCGTATCATCTACAAGAAAGCCGTGCCCGATCCGAACGGTTCGGCCGAACTGCCGCAACAAATCTGCACAATCGGCATAAAAATCAACACGCCGCCCCCCGTGATCACGGAGTGCCCCGAGAAGCGGAAACTGTCCGAGCTTCAGAACAATAACGGCACTCACTTTATAGAACGGTTTTGA